A part of Geotrypetes seraphini chromosome 9, aGeoSer1.1, whole genome shotgun sequence genomic DNA contains:
- the PLAAT1 gene encoding phospholipase A and acyltransferase 1 isoform X2 — translation MATGDSFSVDEPENPQPGDLIEIFRPAYQHWALYLGDGYVINIAPVDEGPATAFASAKSVFSRKALVRMQLLKDVVGSDTYKVNNKYDDEHTPLPSEEIIRRAEFLIDQEVSYDLLGNNCEHFVTLLRYGEGVSDQNRSRQNHY, via the exons ATGGCTACTGGTGACAGCTTTAGCGTGGACGAGCCTGAAAATCCTCAGCCTGGGGACCTGATTGAAATTTTTCGGCCCGCTTACCAGCACTGGGCTCTCTATTTAGGCGATGGTTATGTCATTAACATAGCTCCCGTAG acGAGGGCCCAGCCACTGCTTTTGCAAGCGCCAAGTCTGTGTTCAGCAGGAAAGCATTGGTCCGAATGCAGCTGCTGAAGGATGTGGTAGGAAGTGACACTTATAAAGTCAATAATAAATATGACGATGAGCACACACCACTGCCTTCAGAGGAGATCATCCGCAGGGCAGAGTTTCTGATAGATCAAGAGGTGTCATACGACTTACTTGGAAACAACTGCGAGCATTTTGTCACATTGCTCCGATACGGAGAAGGTGTTTCTGATCAG AACAGATCCAGGCAAAACCATTATTAA
- the PLAAT1 gene encoding phospholipase A and acyltransferase 1 isoform X1, which yields MATGDSFSVDEPENPQPGDLIEIFRPAYQHWALYLGDGYVINIAPVDEGPATAFASAKSVFSRKALVRMQLLKDVVGSDTYKVNNKYDDEHTPLPSEEIIRRAEFLIDQEVSYDLLGNNCEHFVTLLRYGEGVSDQAKRAISAIGFVTAAAGAFSLLGFFQNRSRQNHY from the exons ATGGCTACTGGTGACAGCTTTAGCGTGGACGAGCCTGAAAATCCTCAGCCTGGGGACCTGATTGAAATTTTTCGGCCCGCTTACCAGCACTGGGCTCTCTATTTAGGCGATGGTTATGTCATTAACATAGCTCCCGTAG acGAGGGCCCAGCCACTGCTTTTGCAAGCGCCAAGTCTGTGTTCAGCAGGAAAGCATTGGTCCGAATGCAGCTGCTGAAGGATGTGGTAGGAAGTGACACTTATAAAGTCAATAATAAATATGACGATGAGCACACACCACTGCCTTCAGAGGAGATCATCCGCAGGGCAGAGTTTCTGATAGATCAAGAGGTGTCATACGACTTACTTGGAAACAACTGCGAGCATTTTGTCACATTGCTCCGATACGGAGAAGGTGTTTCTGATCAG GCCAAACGAGCCATCAGTGCTATTGGGTTTGTGACGGCTGCTGCTGGGGCCTTTTCTTTGCTCGGTTTCTTTCAGAACAGATCCAGGCAAAACCATTATTAA